In Oncorhynchus tshawytscha isolate Ot180627B linkage group LG23, Otsh_v2.0, whole genome shotgun sequence, the following proteins share a genomic window:
- the LOC112247756 gene encoding cytosolic non-specific dipeptidase-like, producing the protein MTIWQLPSMLLVVISSVSPHPHHLFEYDELSQYVDSHQEEYVQTLRDWVAVESDSSDVLRRPDCHRMMDMTAEKLQAMGGKVELVDIGVQELPDGKTVALPKVVTAQFGSDPNKQTVCVYGHVDVQPAKLEDGWATEPYNLTDINGHLYGRGASDNKAPVLAWIHTVEAYQALSIDLPVNVKFIIEGMEETGSNGLDAMIVAQKDTFFSDVDYIIISDCGWLSRRPALTYGTRGNCYFFAEVEGPKQDLHSGVYGGTVIEPMTDLIGILDTLISPSGKILIPGIREAVAPLSDEEWKMYQDIEFDIESFKSKIGVSQLMYSNKVDLLAHRWRYPTVTIHGIEGAFSGPGSKTVIPAKVIAKFSIRQVPNMDPAVVKKQVTDYLYSVFAKRKSPNKLKVTMIIGAKPWLADTKHPLYEAGKAAVKRVFDVEPDLIREGGTIPIAKTFEDVTGKSIIMMPIGGFDDGLHSQNEKMSRYNYIEGTKLFIAYLHEVAHLKKD; encoded by the exons ATGACGATCTGGCAACTGCCTTCCATGCTCCTTGTTGTTATATCAAGTgtctctcctcatcctcatcaCTTATTTGAGTATGATGAGCTGAGCCAGTATGTTGACAGCCATCAGGAGGAATATGTACAG actctgAGGGACTGGGTTGCTGTAGAGAGCGACTCCAGTGATGTCTTGAGGAGGCCAGACTGCCATCGCATGATGGATATGACGGCTGAGAAACTACAAGCCATGGGAGGGAAGGTGGAACTAGTCGACATCGGCGTACAAGAG CTGCCTGATGGCAAGACAGTGGCCTTACCCAAGGTGGTGACAGCCCAGTTTGGCAGTGACCCCAATAAGCAGACAGTCTGTGTGTACGGACATGTGGATGTCCAGCCCGCTAAGCTAGAGGACGGCTGGGCCACTGAACCCTACAACCTGACAGACATCAACG GACACCTCTACGGCAGAGGGGCGTCTGACAACAAGGCCCCTGTCTTAGCCTGGATACATACAGTGGAGGCCTATCAGGCCCTCAGCATT GACCTGCCAGTCAATGTGAAGTTCATCATCGAGGGAATGGAGGAGACCGGGTCCAATGGCCTGGACGCCATGATCGTGGCGCAGAAAGACACGTTCTTCTCCGATGTCGATTACATCATCATCTCAGACTGTGGTTGGCTGAGCCGACGCCCCGCCCTCACCTACGGGACCAGGGGAAACTGCTACTTCTTTGCTGAG GTAGAGGGCCCAAAACAGGACCTACACTCAGGGGTGTATGGAGGCACTGTTATAGAGCCTATGACAGATCTGATCGGCATATTGG ACACACTGATCAGCCCCAGTGGAAAGATCCTCATTCCAGGCATCAGAGAGGCCGTCGCCCCACTCTCAGACGAAGAGTGGAAGATGTACCAGGACATTGAGTTTGACATTGAGAGCTTTAAGTCCAAGATTGGCGTCAGCCAACTCATGTACAGCAACAAG GTAGATCTGCTGGCCCATCGTTGGCGTTACCCTACCGTTACCATCCATGGAATCGAGGGAGCCTTCTCTGGCCCTGGCTCTAAGACGGTCATCCCTGCTAAGGTCATTGCCAAGTTCTCCATCCGACAGGTCCCCAACATGGACCCAGCAGTGGTCAAGAAACAG GTCACAGACTACCTGTACTCTGTGTTTGCCAAGAGAAAGAGCCCCAACAAGCTGAAGGTGACCATGATCATCGGGGCTAAGCCCTGGTTAGCAGACACCAAGCACCCCCTGTACGAGGCAGGGAAAGCGGCCGTGAAGAGAG TGTTTGACGTGGAGCCAGACCTGATCCGTGAAGGGGGAACCATCCCCATCGCCAAGACCTTTGAGGATGTGACCGGGAAGAGCATCATCATGATGCCTATCGGAGGCTTTGACGACGGCCTCCACTCCCAGAATGAGAAGATGAGCAG GTACAACTACATAGAGGGGACCAAGTTGTTCATCGCGTACCTCCATGAAGTGGCCCATCTCAAGAAGGACTGA
- the LOC112247755 gene encoding beta-Ala-His dipeptidase, translated as MDTLFVGIMTKFIVVAFLLLHTSASSPSSSSSSPGAAGMLKQLFQYIDDHQNQFVQRLREWVTVQSNSGDHTKWGEVERILNMTAVRIQEMGGTVDFADVGTHQLPSGETVPLPPVILAEFERDPKKATLCIYGHVDVQPAKMADGWTTDPFNLTEIKGNLYGRGATDNKGPVLAWLHAVESYQATEKEIPVNIKLIIEGLEEVGSYGLLELTRKINDSFFADVDFIVISDNVWATRNPALTYGTRGSSYFFVEVDGPKLDFHSGVYGGSIQEPMSDLIALLGSLLDHTGKILVPGVTDDVAPLTEDERKLYDNISFDLEEMKSVAGVKHFLQDTKEEVLMARWRNPSLSIHGIQGAFSEPGTKTVIPKQVTGKFSIRQVPNMDPPDVERKVKEHLLQVFSTLKSPNRLRVTATVGAKPWVANLKDPQYVAGQRAVREVFGVEPELIREGSTIPIAQNFQEETGKSVMMLPIGGHDDGEHSQNEKISRYNYIEGTKLFAAYMYELSLVK; from the exons ATGGACACTCTTTTCGTCGGCATTATG ACAAAGTTCATTGTTGTTGCGTTCTTGTTACTCCACACATCGGCTTCCTCtccgtcctcctcttcctcttctcctggaGCAGCAGGCATGTTGAAACAACTGTTTCAATACATAGATGACCACCAAAATCAGTTTGTTCAG AGGCTGAGGGAGTGGGTTACTGTTCAGAGTAACTCAGGAGATCACACAAAATGGGGAGAAGTTGAAAGGATCCTGAACATGACAGCAGTGAGGATCCAAGAGATGGGAGGCACAGTGGACTTTGCAGATGTAGGCACTCATCAG CTGCCCAGTGGGGAGACTGTGCCACTTCCACCGGTGATACTGGCTGAGTTTGAGAGGGACCCAAAGAAAGCTACTCTCTGTATCTACGGCCATGTGGATGTCCAGCCAGCCAAGATGGCGGATGGCTGGACCACTGACCCCTTCAATCTAACAGAAATCAAAG GTAACCTGTATGGGCGAGGGGCCACGGACAACAAAGGGCCGGTCCTGGCCTGGCTTCATGCTGTTGAGTCCTACCAGGCCACAGAGAAG GAGATACCAGTGAATATAAAACTCATCATTGAGGGTCTGGAGGAGGTGGGCTCATACGGTCTGTTGGAGTTGACCAGGAAGATAAACGACAGCTTCTTTGCAGATGTGGACTTCATAGTGATCTCTGACAACGTGTGGGCAACCAGAAACCCAGCCCTGACATATGGAACCAGAGGGAGCAGCTATTTCTTTGTGGAG GTTGATGGCCCTAAACTGGACTTCCATTCTGGAGTGTATGGGGGTTCTATCCAGGAGCCCATGTCAGATCTGATAGCCTTACTGG GAAGTCTGTTGGACCACACAGGTAAGATCCTGGTTCCTGGGGTCACTGATGATGTCGCTCCCCTCACTGAGGATGAGAGGAAGCTCTATGACAACATCAGCTTTGACCTGGAGGAGATGAAGAGTGTGGCTGGGGTCAAACACTTCCTACAGGACACTAAG GAGGAAGTCCTCATGGCTCGATGGCGTAACCCATCCTTGTCCATCCACGGGATCCAGGGGGCCTTCTCAGAACCAGGCACCAAAACTGTCATCCCCAAACAGGTCACAGGGAAGTTCTCCATCCGACAGGTCCCCAACATGGACCCTCCAGATGTGGAGAGGAAG GTGAAGGAGCACCTTCTGCAGGTCTTCTCCACTCTAAAAAGCCCTAACAGGCTGAGGGTGACCGCAACTGTTGGGGCTAAACCATGGGTGGCTAACCTGAAGGACCCGCAGTACGTTGCCGGACAAAGGGCAGTCAGAGAGG TGTTTGGAGTGGAACCGGAGCTGATCCGTGAGGGCTCCACCATCCCCATCGCTCAGAACTTCCAAGAGGAGACAGGCAAGAGTGTGATGATGCTGCCTATAGGAGGCCATGATGATGGAGAGCACTCTCAGAATGAGAAGATCAGCAG gTACAACTACATTGAGGGGACGAAGCTGTTTGCTGCTTATATGTATGAGCTTTCACTAGTAAAGTAG